The Parvularculales bacterium genome segment AAAACAAATCTGAGCGGGTATTCCTACTTGAGCCCCATCCTCATACATACAGACTTGAGATGAACTTGCATCGCCTTTTCTGCCGCCTTGCCATCGCTCTGAACAATGGCGTCAACGATATTTTTATGTTCTTTGATGGTCGTTAGGAAATCTTCCTCAACCCAATGCGTCAGAAACAATGGTCGCATCATTCCCTCGTGTATAGGCCTGAGAATTTCAGAAATGCGCTGATTATTTGCTTTTGAGGAGATAATCATGTGGAGGTCTCGATCAAGAGGCAGCAACTGCTTGGACTTAGGTTGCTTTCCTAGATTTTCTTGTTGTTTTAAACACTTGAGCAATGTTTTGACGAGTTTTGGGTCTGGATTCTCGGCGCACTGTCGAACACAGAATGGTTCCAAGAGCAACCTGATTTCCATAGTTTCTCTCAAATCATTCAATGTTATTGTCCGTACATGAACACCTTTCCGGGGAATTACCTCCACTATTCCTTCTTGATCAAGCAACAAAACGGCCTGATAGATTGGAGTTCGACCAAGATTCAGATCGCGACAAATTTTCTCTACCTGTAGAAACTGCCCAGGCATATAATCGCCTTTAAGAAGTTTCTGCTTTATCAAGTTATAGGCTTTGGTGGTTATCGTCTCGCTTCTTTTGGGTTGTTTTATGTTGTTTTCGATTGTCAATTTTAATAAGCTCCTAAATTCCAGACTCTCATTTATCTCTTAGGTGTTTATCCGCTCTTTAAAATCTTCTTCTAAGCATTCGGGGCGGGTATCCGATCTAGTATCGCTGCCAGAATACGGAGTGCTCAGCAAGCCGTACACGTCACACACATGGCCGAATCGTATGCACTGAGCACTGGGCCGCCTTCAGGATTCATTTACTCATATATATATAGCCAGACAAGTATTAATCTAACTTAATTCAGGGTTTCTTCTACTACGACAACCCCCCTCCCACTACAGTGCCGGCAGGGGTGGCCGTCGATTTTTGAAATGGGAGAGGGGCTGAACTATCGGAGACAAAATATCCCTTCGCGTTCTCGGCAACACACACGTTACGATTTTTTTTGAAGCCAGAGAGTTAATAGAAGAAATTAGGTGTATAAAACCTGCGAGGCTAACTTCTATGCCGCTTTGAAAAAAGCCTCCTGTGATGGAGAAATTAAGAACCACCATAATATCCTCTGATGCCGACTACCCCTGTGACACGGCGTATATTATAGACAGTTAAATCTATAGAGTCACCTCAATTTTATTGGTGAAAAATCCTAAAAAAATATGACGTGATGGTCTGCCCATAGTCTGCCCCCATCAACACGTCCTGTTTGAAAGTTAGTGTATGGCCAGTCTGGGTACGGCTTGGGCAATATCTTCACTAACATTCTGGATGGACCAAATAATAGGGGGCAGATCACATTGAGCGGCCCCAATCAACACGTCCAGTTTTAAAGTTAGTTTATTATATGTACGGATTCCGTTCGGATCACATATTCCCTAACATTCAGGGTGGACCAGTTAAATGGGGGAAGGTCAATTGACTATATGTGCGCTCCGCACATAAACTCTCTACAATAATCAATATAAGAAGCGGAGAGCAACATGCCTGACACGAACCTTTCCCTTGAACACAAGGATTTTTACGAACGTTTCCAATCGTTCTGGGCAGCACCGTCCGGTGCCCGAGTGCCCGAATTAATCGCGCCCGACGCGACAATTCACTTCACCGGAGCAGGAATAATGTCCGGTATTGCCTATGCAGAATGGATGGCCGAAACGCTTCCGACGATGGAAGACATGACGGTTACGCCTCTCGACTGTGCAGGCAATGGCGACATGCTCTACATTGCCTGGGAAGCATCGGCTGTTATCCACGGATCACGGCGCACTTATAGAGGCGTGGATCGCTTCCGCCTTAAAGATGGAATGGCGATAGAAGAGCACGTGATATTTGATTCAGCGGTACTCACGCCGGAAGGTCGGGGAGGTATCGAATATTGACGATCAGTGAATTTTCCTCACAAAAACAGGAAAAACTTGCATTTATAAGCGTGTAAAAAGAGACACAAAAGGTGCGAATTCTGCAAATCTTGAGACAGATTCCAATGATTATTTACAGCAACATGGTGCGTTTGACTACTCAACCATACTCACAGAAACCCTGACCGCTTTTAGGAGGGCCG includes the following:
- a CDS encoding GntR family transcriptional regulator, with translation MTIENNIKQPKRSETITTKAYNLIKQKLLKGDYMPGQFLQVEKICRDLNLGRTPIYQAVLLLDQEGIVEVIPRKGVHVRTITLNDLRETMEIRLLLEPFCVRQCAENPDPKLVKTLLKCLKQQENLGKQPKSKQLLPLDRDLHMIISSKANNQRISEILRPIHEGMMRPLFLTHWVEEDFLTTIKEHKNIVDAIVQSDGKAAEKAMQVHLKSVCMRMGLK
- a CDS encoding nuclear transport factor 2 family protein, whose product is MPDTNLSLEHKDFYERFQSFWAAPSGARVPELIAPDATIHFTGAGIMSGIAYAEWMAETLPTMEDMTVTPLDCAGNGDMLYIAWEASAVIHGSRRTYRGVDRFRLKDGMAIEEHVIFDSAVLTPEGRGGIEY